DNA from Hyalangium minutum:
GCCCGGGTGTGGGTGCGCCAGCTCGAAGAGCGCGAAGTACGCGGTGAGGAACACGGCGGGGAACCCCGCGGCCTGCGCCGCATCGAGCCGCGACGGCAGCCGGAAGAGCTGATGCCGGGGCACCGCGACGTGGGTGGAGTAGCCACCGAACAACGTCACCCCGAACACCTTCTCGCCCTGCTGGAGATCCGAGACGCCCTCTCCCACCGCGGCGACGGTGCCCGCGAACTCGAAGCCCGGCGTGATGGGCCAGCCCACGAACTCCTGGGCGGAGGCATAGAGGCCCATGCGGATGACACAGTCCGCGTAGTTGACGCCAATCGCCTCGGTGGCGACCACCACCTCTCCGGCCTTCGGAATCGGAATGGCCAGCGGCTCGCGGGTGAGCCGCTCGTATCCCCCTGGCCGATGGATGACCACCTGACGTGCTGACATGCGGCGCGCATTATGGCTGATGACGCATTGCGAAACTGAATCAACCTTCACCTTTTCTCCATGACGCACTGCATAGGTGAATCACCCTTCAACTTGCGTCCATTTGCCTGACTGTGTTCGCGGGCGAAGCCCGTACACTGCGCGGTACGCCTGCTCACTGCGCGAGCAGGCGATCCCCCAATTCAAGGAGAACCAAGATGCGTCTGCGCTCTTCCCTGTCGCTGATGGGTGCGCTGTGCCTGGGCTCGTTGTCCGCTGGATGTGGTGAGGGCCTGGAGCCGGCCGAGGTTGTGACCGAGGCTCCCACGACGGAGCTGGCTACACAGGAGCAGGCAGCTTCGACGTCGGGCTTCACCTCGCACTTCCGCACGTGGCTGTCGGCCAATGGCTATGACTCGTACAACCTGGTGCGCGCGGATCTCGTGGGCGGCAGCTACGGCGGCAAGGCCAGCGGCACGGACACGGTGGTGAACCAGCCGGTCATCTTCATCCACGGCAACTCGGACAAGGCCATCGGCACGGGCACGGCGGGCCAGTCAGGCTGGAACGCCTCCATCGATTACTTCCTGGCCAACGGCTACAAGACGAGCGAGCTGTATGCGACGACGTGGGGCCCGGCGGACGCCTCGATGTCGGCGTACCAGTACCACTCGAAGACGTACGTGATGAAGGTCCGCAAGCTCATCGAGGCGGTGCTGGCGTACACGGGCGCGGCCAAGGTGGACATCATCTCGCACTCCATGGGCGTGACGCTGGCACGCAAGGCCATCCTCGGCGGCACCGCGACCGACTCGCTGGAGGGCGGCCAGTACAACATCGGCCCGTCGCTCACCGGGAAGGTGGA
Protein-coding regions in this window:
- a CDS encoding lipase family protein, translating into MRLRSSLSLMGALCLGSLSAGCGEGLEPAEVVTEAPTTELATQEQAASTSGFTSHFRTWLSANGYDSYNLVRADLVGGSYGGKASGTDTVVNQPVIFIHGNSDKAIGTGTAGQSGWNASIDYFLANGYKTSELYATTWGPADASMSAYQYHSKTYVMKVRKLIEAVLAYTGAAKVDIISHSMGVTLARKAILGGTATDSLEGGQYNIGPSLTGKVDTFVGIAGGNRGLVSCYQTGGSTPTCGATNGLYPGYWNGLGVSGRSAYLENLMSTSKYEGAYRYSIWSTDDEIIGYNNVVYYDYTSRIPGQTGEKVYSGYPYGHFGVKDQTAAVQYSMVKRNVIP